In a genomic window of Ipomoea triloba cultivar NCNSP0323 chromosome 3, ASM357664v1:
- the LOC116014134 gene encoding uncharacterized protein LOC116014134 — protein MLLRSSISTTKKFFQKTLDTFKSFLSSGYQKLPKSPPCTPFPCPDNAPHYKDLERFYSDFTAQWDETEKGKCRKRTKKKDPPDHSKAHQTQGDQKGSSQANFNPNNHQGKKGEDQMAQRRKKIVYNGKKYQEFSRLREERSYVVAQKLKELKMIDNSNEEHMLDVEEILHYYSRLTCPAYLDIVDKFFMEMYSELFSIIQSSPHHHHPYNSRSDNVTSFHELY, from the coding sequence ATGCTTCTAAGATCCTCCATTTCCACAACCAAGAAGTTCTTCCAAAAAACCCTAGACACCTTCAAGTCCTTCCTCTCCAGTGGCTACCAAAAGCTCCCCAAAAGCCCCCCATGCACCCCTTTTCCTTGCCCTGACAATGCACCACACTACAAAGACCTAGAGAGATTCTACTCCGATTTCACAGCCCAGTGGGACGAAACCGAAAAGGGAAAATGCAGGAAGAGAACCAAGAAAAAGGACCCTCCAGACCACTCAAAAGCCCATCAAACACAAGGAGATCAGAAAGGCTCATCTCAGGCAAACTTTAACCCTAATAACCATCAAGGCAAGAAAGGGGAGGATCAGATGGCTCAGAGGAGAAAGAAAATTGTGTACAATGGGAAAAAGTATCAAGAATTTTCAAGGTTGAGAGAGGAGAGGAGTTATGTGGTGGCACAGAAGCTAAAGGAGCTGAAGATGATTGATAACAGCAATGAAGAGCACATGTTGGACGTTGAAGAAATTCTTCATTATTACTCAAGACTCACTTGCCCAGCTTATCTTGACATTGTTGATAAGTTCTTCATGGAAATGTACTCTGAGCTTTTCAGCATTATCCAATCATcccctcatcatcatcatccatacAATTCAAGGTCAGATAATGTGACATCATTTCATGAATTGTATTAG